The Streptomyces phaeolivaceus genome has a window encoding:
- a CDS encoding M16 family metallopeptidase, translating into MTSRSSKATARTSTEARAVARTQTLIKGRDGIGTVRKTTLPGGLRIVTETLPSVRSATFGIWAHVGSRDETPALNGATHYLEHLLFKGTARRSALDISSAIDAVGGEMNAFTAKEYTCYYARVLDTDLPLAIDTVCDMLTGSLIREEDVDVERGAILEEIAMTEDDPGDCVHDLFAHTMFGDTPLGRPVLGTVDTVNALGADRIRRFYKKHYDPTHLVVACAGNIDHNKVVRLVRAAFESAGALDRADAAPIAPRDGRRALRTAGRVELIGRRTEQAHVVLGMPGLARTDERRWALGVLNTALGGGMSSRLFQEVREKRGLAYSVYSYTSGFADCGLFGVYAGCRPSQVHDVLKICRDELDQVAEHGLPDDEIERAIGQLRGSTVLGLEDTGAIMNRIGKSELCWGEQMSVDEMLTRIAMVTPDEIRAVAREILGQRPSLSVIGPLKDKQASRLHEAVA; encoded by the coding sequence GTGACGTCCCGTAGCTCCAAGGCGACGGCCCGCACCTCCACGGAGGCGCGGGCCGTCGCCCGTACCCAAACCCTGATCAAGGGCCGAGACGGCATCGGTACGGTCCGTAAGACCACCCTCCCGGGCGGCCTGCGTATCGTCACCGAGACCCTGCCGTCCGTGCGCTCCGCCACCTTCGGTATCTGGGCGCACGTCGGCTCCCGCGACGAGACGCCCGCGCTGAACGGCGCCACCCACTACCTGGAGCACCTGCTCTTCAAGGGCACCGCCCGCCGCAGCGCGCTGGACATCTCCTCCGCGATCGACGCGGTCGGCGGTGAGATGAACGCGTTCACGGCGAAGGAGTACACGTGCTACTACGCACGCGTGCTCGACACCGACCTGCCGCTCGCCATCGACACGGTCTGCGACATGCTCACCGGCTCGCTCATCCGCGAGGAGGACGTCGACGTCGAACGCGGCGCCATCCTCGAAGAGATCGCGATGACCGAGGACGACCCGGGCGACTGTGTGCACGACCTCTTCGCGCACACCATGTTCGGCGACACCCCCCTCGGCCGCCCGGTCCTCGGCACGGTCGACACGGTCAACGCCCTCGGCGCCGACCGTATCCGCCGCTTCTACAAGAAGCACTACGACCCCACCCACCTCGTGGTCGCCTGCGCCGGCAACATCGACCACAACAAGGTCGTACGCCTCGTCCGCGCCGCCTTCGAGAGCGCCGGCGCCCTCGACCGCGCCGACGCCGCCCCGATCGCCCCGCGCGACGGCCGCCGCGCCCTGCGTACGGCCGGCCGCGTCGAGCTGATCGGCCGCAGGACCGAGCAGGCCCATGTCGTCCTCGGCATGCCCGGTCTCGCCCGCACCGACGAGCGGCGCTGGGCCCTCGGCGTCCTCAACACCGCGCTCGGCGGCGGCATGTCCTCCCGCCTCTTCCAGGAGGTCCGGGAGAAGCGCGGCCTCGCCTACAGCGTGTATTCGTACACGTCCGGCTTCGCCGACTGCGGCCTCTTCGGCGTCTACGCCGGCTGCCGTCCCTCCCAGGTGCACGACGTGCTCAAGATCTGCCGCGACGAACTCGACCAGGTCGCCGAGCACGGACTGCCCGACGACGAGATCGAGCGCGCCATCGGCCAGCTCCGCGGCTCCACGGTCCTCGGTCTGGAGGACACCGGCGCGATCATGAACCGCATCGGCAAGAGCGAGCTGTGCTGGGGCGAGCAGATGTCCGTCGACGAGATGCTGACCCGTATCGCCATGGTGACCCCGGACGAGATCCGGGCCGTGGCCCGCGAGATCCTGGGACAGCGCCCCTCCCTGTCGGTGATCGGCCCGCTCAAGGACAAACAGGCGTCCCGTCTCCACGAGGCCGTCGCCTGA
- a CDS encoding tetratricopeptide repeat protein produces MRAKITYAVTAAVLVVYFVLVGSRGVLLIETGTPVTIAFGVAVLVLPGIGLWFLWKNTQFVRRANQLAAELDAEGGLPVDELKRTPSGRIDRDSADEVFARRKEETEDAPDDWRAWFRLAVAYHDARDTPRARKAMQRAIALHDGRPTPTV; encoded by the coding sequence ATGCGCGCGAAGATCACCTACGCCGTCACGGCAGCCGTTCTGGTCGTCTACTTCGTCCTGGTCGGCAGCCGCGGGGTCCTGCTCATAGAGACCGGCACACCGGTCACGATCGCCTTCGGTGTCGCCGTGCTGGTCCTGCCGGGGATCGGCCTCTGGTTCCTGTGGAAGAACACCCAGTTCGTCCGCAGGGCCAACCAGCTCGCCGCCGAACTCGACGCCGAAGGGGGCCTCCCCGTCGACGAGTTGAAGCGCACCCCGAGCGGCCGTATCGACCGGGACTCGGCCGACGAGGTCTTCGCTCGGCGCAAGGAGGAGACCGAGGACGCCCCCGACGACTGGCGCGCCTGGTTCCGGCTCGCCGTCGCCTACCACGACGCCCGCGACACACCCCGGGCCCGCAAGGCGATGCAGCGAGCGATCGCCCTCCACGACGGCAGGCCGACCCCGACCGTCTGA
- a CDS encoding SCO5717 family growth-regulating ATPase — MNSDPDGIRGGWATPGDDQSDAESAIETTGEFTIDYAPPAWYTQNASSAGAGSEPGSEPGAAAGAGADAGASTGAGAVPPVAGPPVPPPVPPAAPPVGPPAGAPGAPAVAPGAVPPPWPPVAAAPQADGDSGDVDSGATMRISAAALKREIGDTAAPAGPVAPPAAAPAAAPSVGAGSPAGAVPDTGVVAGAASGGEVGSGDFELNAPQVAEGASGSDADSGAGSDSGSGSGSGDADVVQPGEVVPSGDGQEASGQGGDGGAAAEGEQPGEASADAGVHPGGDAKPEGVSEGVEPADAAPQDIVAAAPAPQDPPAQDPAVQGAVPQGAVPQDAAPPQDSAPQDTSSGTAEPAVPAPGAPGDVPQTPPSWTPPVPNPQGGLPPLPPAFQLAEAAGPAPGAQWPPSAPVYPETPGQQPTAPQGEPSVPPHQPFHPQAPQGAPAGWGNPIDATPGTPGVPNAPVPPAAPGAPVAPGPTPPPGQQPTPPQVPNAPSPAGYGFPPPGAPVPPQAPIPQQGGYGFPQPPAQPAQPGQPGQPAAPTPGYGFPPPGAPVPPQAPIPQQGGYGFPQPPAQPAQPGQPEHPGQPNTPGAPAPQAGYGFPQPPAQPGQPEHPGQPGHAGHPHPSAPSAPSAPSAPNAPVDPRTGAAWPQPVQHDQRQPTNPGVAPLGYTAAVELSSDRLLNSKKQKTRSSRPASGGSRFKLGGKKEEAERQRKLELIRTPVLSCYRIAVISLKGGVGKTTTTTALGSTLATERQDKILAIDANPDAGTLGRRVRRETGATIRDLVQAIPYLNSYMDIRRFTSQAASGLEIIANDVDPAVSTTFNDEDYRRAIDILGKQYPIILTDSGTGLLYSAMRGVLDLADQLIIISTPSVDGASSASTTLDWLSAHGYQDLVARSLTVISGVRETGKMIKVEDIVSHFETRCRGVVVIPFDEHLSAGAELDLDMMRPKVREAYFTLAAMVAEDIARHQQSHGLWTSDGNPPPVVAPPMPGQQMPGQPYPPQQQQGQPYPPQQGQQPYPGQPQPYPGQPAPGQAPGPYGHPGQPAPGQPYPPQQGRQPYPPAPPQQ; from the coding sequence GTGAACAGCGATCCGGACGGGATCCGCGGGGGCTGGGCCACACCCGGCGATGACCAGTCCGACGCGGAGTCCGCCATCGAGACGACGGGCGAGTTCACCATCGACTACGCGCCGCCTGCCTGGTACACGCAGAACGCGTCGTCGGCAGGGGCCGGTTCGGAACCTGGCTCGGAACCTGGTGCGGCTGCGGGTGCCGGTGCCGACGCGGGGGCGAGTACGGGGGCGGGGGCGGTTCCTCCGGTCGCCGGGCCGCCGGTGCCGCCGCCAGTGCCTCCGGCGGCTCCGCCGGTCGGTCCTCCCGCCGGTGCGCCGGGCGCGCCCGCCGTGGCGCCGGGCGCGGTTCCGCCTCCCTGGCCCCCGGTGGCCGCCGCGCCCCAGGCCGACGGCGACAGTGGGGACGTCGACAGTGGCGCGACCATGCGGATCTCCGCTGCCGCGCTGAAGCGTGAGATCGGGGACACTGCCGCGCCTGCCGGTCCGGTGGCTCCTCCGGCTGCCGCTCCGGCTGCAGCCCCGTCTGTCGGTGCGGGTTCGCCTGCGGGGGCGGTGCCGGACACCGGTGTGGTCGCGGGTGCCGCTTCCGGTGGTGAAGTGGGCTCCGGTGACTTCGAGTTGAACGCGCCTCAGGTGGCGGAGGGGGCGTCGGGGTCGGACGCCGACTCCGGTGCCGGTTCCGACTCCGGTTCCGGTTCCGGTTCCGGTGATGCCGATGTCGTGCAGCCTGGCGAGGTGGTCCCCTCCGGTGATGGTCAGGAGGCCAGCGGTCAGGGGGGCGACGGTGGTGCTGCCGCCGAAGGGGAGCAGCCCGGCGAGGCCTCGGCCGACGCAGGCGTGCACCCCGGCGGCGACGCGAAGCCGGAAGGGGTCTCCGAAGGGGTCGAGCCGGCGGATGCCGCCCCGCAGGACATCGTTGCGGCGGCTCCGGCTCCGCAGGACCCGCCTGCCCAGGACCCGGCTGTCCAGGGCGCCGTCCCGCAAGGCGCCGTCCCCCAGGACGCCGCTCCTCCTCAGGACTCCGCCCCCCAGGACACGAGTTCCGGCACCGCGGAGCCCGCCGTACCCGCTCCGGGCGCCCCCGGTGACGTACCGCAGACCCCTCCCTCCTGGACGCCGCCGGTGCCGAATCCGCAGGGTGGGCTTCCGCCGTTGCCGCCCGCGTTCCAGTTGGCCGAGGCGGCTGGACCTGCTCCGGGAGCGCAGTGGCCGCCGTCCGCGCCGGTGTATCCCGAGACGCCCGGCCAGCAGCCGACGGCCCCGCAGGGGGAGCCGTCCGTGCCTCCGCACCAGCCCTTCCACCCGCAGGCCCCGCAGGGCGCGCCCGCGGGCTGGGGCAACCCGATCGACGCCACGCCGGGTACACCGGGCGTGCCCAACGCCCCGGTCCCGCCTGCCGCCCCCGGTGCGCCGGTCGCCCCGGGCCCGACGCCCCCGCCCGGCCAGCAGCCGACGCCCCCGCAGGTTCCCAACGCCCCCTCCCCCGCCGGTTACGGCTTCCCGCCCCCGGGCGCACCGGTACCCCCGCAGGCACCCATCCCCCAGCAGGGCGGCTACGGCTTCCCCCAGCCCCCCGCCCAGCCGGCGCAGCCGGGACAGCCCGGTCAGCCCGCCGCCCCCACCCCCGGTTACGGTTTCCCGCCCCCCGGCGCACCCGTACCCCCGCAGGCACCCATCCCCCAGCAGGGCGGCTACGGCTTCCCCCAGCCCCCCGCCCAGCCGGCGCAGCCGGGACAGCCGGAGCACCCCGGCCAGCCCAACACCCCGGGTGCTCCCGCCCCCCAGGCCGGCTACGGCTTCCCTCAACCCCCCGCTCAGCCCGGACAACCGGAGCACCCGGGTCAGCCGGGCCACGCCGGTCACCCCCACCCCTCCGCGCCCTCCGCGCCGTCCGCGCCGTCCGCGCCCAACGCCCCCGTCGACCCCCGTACCGGCGCCGCCTGGCCCCAGCCCGTGCAGCACGATCAGCGGCAGCCCACCAATCCCGGTGTGGCGCCGCTCGGTTACACCGCGGCGGTCGAGCTGTCCTCCGACCGGCTGCTCAACAGCAAGAAGCAGAAGACGAGGAGCAGCCGTCCGGCGTCGGGAGGTAGCCGGTTCAAGCTGGGCGGGAAGAAGGAGGAGGCCGAGCGGCAGCGGAAGTTGGAGCTGATCAGGACGCCGGTGCTGTCCTGCTACCGCATCGCGGTCATCAGCCTCAAGGGCGGCGTGGGCAAGACCACGACCACCACCGCGCTCGGCTCGACGCTCGCCACCGAGCGGCAGGACAAGATCCTCGCGATCGACGCCAACCCGGACGCCGGCACACTCGGCCGTCGCGTGCGGCGCGAGACCGGGGCGACCATCCGTGACCTCGTCCAGGCGATCCCGTACCTCAACTCGTACATGGACATCCGGCGGTTCACCTCGCAGGCGGCCTCCGGGCTGGAGATCATCGCCAACGACGTCGACCCGGCCGTCTCCACGACGTTCAACGACGAGGACTACCGGCGCGCGATCGACATCCTCGGCAAGCAGTACCCGATCATCCTCACCGACTCGGGAACCGGGCTGCTCTACAGCGCCATGCGCGGGGTGCTCGACCTCGCCGACCAGCTCATCATCATCTCGACGCCGTCCGTGGACGGGGCGAGCAGCGCCAGTACGACGCTGGACTGGCTCTCCGCGCACGGTTATCAGGACCTGGTGGCACGTTCGCTCACGGTCATCTCGGGGGTGCGCGAGACCGGCAAGATGATCAAGGTGGAGGACATCGTCTCCCACTTCGAGACGCGCTGCCGCGGTGTCGTCGTCATCCCCTTCGACGAACACCTTTCCGCCGGCGCCGAGTTGGACCTCGACATGATGCGGCCGAAGGTGCGGGAGGCGTACTTCACGCTCGCCGCGATGGTCGCCGAGGACATCGCCCGCCATCAGCAGTCGCACGGCCTGTGGACCTCGGACGGCAACCCGCCGCCGGTGGTCGCCCCGCCGATGCCGGGACAGCAGATGCCGGGCCAGCCCTATCCGCCGCAGCAGCAACAGGGGCAGCCGTACCCGCCGCAGCAGGGCCAGCAGCCGTATCCCGGCCAGCCCCAGCCCTATCCGGGTCAGCCGGCCCCCGGCCAGGCTCCGGGACCCTACGGCCACCCCGGCCAGCCCGCCCCGGGCCAGCCGTACCCGCCGCAACAGGGCCGGCAGCCCTACCCGCCGGCACCGCCGCAGCAGTAG
- a CDS encoding polyribonucleotide nucleotidyltransferase: MENETHYAEAVIDNGSFGTRTIRFETGRLARQAAGSAVAYLDDDTMVLSATTASKNPKDQLDFFPLTVDVEERMYAAGKIPGSFFRREGRPSEDAILTCRLIDRPLRPSFKKGLRNEIQVVATIMALNPDHLYDVVAINAASASTQLAGLPFSGPIGGVRVALINNQWVAFPTHTELEDAVFDMVVAGRVLEDGDVAIMMVEAEATEKTIQLVKGGAEAPTEEVVAAGLDAAKPFIKVLCKAQADLASKAAKPTGEFPVFLDYQDDVLEALTAAVKDELTQALTIAGKQEREAELDRVKGLAAEKLLPQFEGREKEISAAYRSLTKSLVRERVIKDKVRIDGRGVTDIRTLAAEVEAIPRVHGSALFERGETQILGVTTLNMLRMEQQLDTLSPVTRKRYMHNYNFPPYSVGETGRVGSPKRREIGHGALAERAIVPVLPTREEFPYAIRQVSEALGSNGSTSMGSVCASTMSLLNAGVPLKAPVAGIAMGLISQEINGETHYVALTDILGAEDAFGDMDFKVAGTKEFVTALQLDTKLDGIPASVLAAALKQARDARLHILDVMMEAIDTPDEMSPNAPRIITVKIPVDKIGEVIGPKGKMINQIQEDTGAEITIEDDGTIYIGAQVGSQAEAARATINGIANPTMPEVGERYLGTVVKTTTFGAFVSLLPGKDGLLHISQIRKLAGGKRVENVEDVVGVGAKVQVEIAEIDSRGKLSLIPVIEGEEGSEDKKDDGDK, from the coding sequence GTGGAGAACGAGACCCACTACGCCGAGGCCGTCATCGACAACGGCTCCTTCGGCACCCGCACCATCCGTTTCGAGACGGGCCGTCTGGCCCGCCAGGCCGCCGGCTCGGCCGTGGCCTACCTGGACGACGACACCATGGTGCTGTCGGCCACCACCGCCTCCAAGAACCCCAAGGACCAGCTCGACTTCTTCCCCCTCACGGTGGACGTCGAGGAGCGGATGTACGCGGCCGGCAAGATCCCCGGCAGCTTCTTCCGCCGTGAGGGCCGTCCCTCCGAGGACGCCATCCTCACCTGCCGGCTGATCGACCGCCCGCTGCGCCCGTCCTTCAAGAAGGGCCTGCGCAACGAGATCCAGGTCGTCGCCACGATCATGGCGCTCAACCCCGACCACCTGTACGACGTCGTCGCGATCAACGCCGCGTCCGCGTCCACCCAGCTGGCCGGTCTGCCCTTCTCCGGCCCGATCGGCGGCGTCCGCGTCGCGCTGATCAACAACCAGTGGGTGGCGTTCCCGACGCACACCGAGCTGGAGGACGCCGTCTTCGACATGGTCGTCGCGGGCCGTGTCCTGGAGGACGGCGACGTCGCGATCATGATGGTCGAGGCCGAGGCCACCGAGAAGACGATCCAGCTGGTCAAGGGCGGTGCCGAGGCGCCGACCGAGGAGGTCGTCGCCGCCGGTCTGGACGCCGCGAAGCCCTTCATCAAGGTGCTCTGCAAGGCCCAGGCCGACCTCGCCTCGAAGGCCGCCAAGCCCACCGGCGAGTTCCCGGTCTTCCTCGACTACCAGGACGACGTCCTGGAGGCGCTCACCGCCGCCGTCAAGGACGAGCTGACCCAGGCGCTCACCATCGCGGGCAAGCAGGAGCGCGAGGCCGAGCTGGACCGCGTCAAGGGCCTGGCCGCCGAGAAGCTGCTCCCGCAGTTCGAGGGCCGGGAGAAGGAGATCAGCGCGGCCTACCGCTCGCTGACCAAGTCCCTGGTCCGTGAGCGCGTCATCAAGGACAAGGTCCGCATCGACGGCCGTGGCGTCACGGACATCCGTACGCTCGCCGCCGAGGTCGAGGCCATCCCGCGCGTGCACGGCTCGGCGCTGTTCGAGCGTGGCGAGACCCAGATCCTGGGCGTCACCACCCTCAACATGCTCCGGATGGAGCAGCAGCTGGACACCCTTTCCCCGGTGACCCGCAAGCGCTACATGCACAACTACAACTTCCCGCCGTACTCCGTCGGCGAGACCGGCCGCGTCGGCTCCCCGAAGCGCCGCGAGATCGGCCACGGCGCGCTCGCCGAGCGCGCGATCGTGCCGGTCCTGCCGACGCGCGAGGAGTTCCCCTACGCGATCCGTCAGGTGTCCGAGGCCCTCGGCTCCAACGGCTCGACGTCCATGGGTTCCGTGTGCGCCAGCACCATGTCGCTCCTTAACGCCGGTGTGCCGCTGAAGGCCCCCGTCGCCGGTATCGCCATGGGCCTGATCTCCCAGGAGATCAACGGCGAGACGCACTACGTCGCCCTCACCGACATCCTCGGTGCGGAGGACGCCTTCGGCGACATGGACTTCAAGGTCGCCGGCACCAAGGAGTTCGTCACCGCCCTCCAGCTCGACACCAAGCTGGACGGCATCCCCGCCTCCGTCCTGGCCGCCGCCCTCAAGCAGGCCCGTGACGCCCGCCTCCACATCCTCGACGTGATGATGGAAGCGATCGACACGCCGGACGAGATGTCCCCGAACGCCCCGCGGATCATCACCGTCAAGATCCCCGTGGACAAGATCGGCGAGGTCATCGGCCCCAAGGGCAAGATGATCAACCAGATCCAGGAGGACACCGGCGCCGAGATCACGATCGAGGACGACGGCACCATCTACATCGGTGCCCAGGTCGGCTCGCAGGCCGAGGCCGCCCGCGCCACGATCAACGGCATCGCCAACCCGACCATGCCGGAGGTCGGCGAGCGCTACCTGGGTACGGTCGTGAAGACCACCACCTTCGGTGCGTTCGTGTCGCTGCTCCCGGGCAAGGACGGTCTGCTGCACATCTCGCAGATCCGCAAGCTCGCCGGCGGCAAGCGCGTGGAGAACGTCGAGGACGTCGTCGGCGTGGGCGCCAAGGTCCAGGTCGAGATCGCCGAGATCGACTCCCGCGGCAAGCTCTCCCTCATCCCCGTGATCGAGGGCGAAGAAGGCTCCGAGGACAAGAAGGACGACGGCGACAAGTGA
- a CDS encoding bifunctional riboflavin kinase/FAD synthetase, translating to MQRWRGLEDIPEDWGRSVVTIGSYDGVHRGHQLILRHAVERARELGVPSVAVTFDPHPSEVVRPGTHPPLLAPHHRRAELMAEQGVDAVLVLPFTTEFSRLSPADFVVKVLVDKLHAKAVVEGPNFRFGHKATGDVAFLAEQGKTYDFDVEVVDLFVTGEAGGGQPFSSTLTRRLVTEGDVEGAREILGRPHRVEGVVVRGAQRGRELGFPTANVETLPHTAIPADGVYAGWLHVDGEAMPAAISVGTNPQFDGTERTVEAYAIDRVGLDLYGLHVAVDFLAFVRGQAKFDSLDALLVAMGEDVKRCRELIGAYAGE from the coding sequence GTGCAGCGCTGGCGTGGCTTGGAGGACATCCCCGAGGACTGGGGGCGCAGCGTCGTCACCATCGGTTCCTACGACGGGGTGCACCGAGGGCACCAGCTGATCCTCCGGCACGCCGTGGAGCGCGCGCGTGAGCTGGGCGTTCCCTCCGTCGCCGTCACCTTCGACCCGCACCCCAGCGAGGTCGTGCGCCCCGGCACCCATCCGCCGCTGCTCGCCCCGCACCACCGCCGCGCCGAACTGATGGCCGAGCAGGGCGTGGACGCGGTCCTGGTGCTGCCCTTCACGACCGAGTTCTCCCGGCTGTCCCCGGCCGACTTCGTCGTCAAGGTCCTGGTCGACAAGCTGCACGCCAAGGCCGTCGTCGAGGGCCCCAACTTCCGCTTCGGCCACAAGGCCACCGGGGACGTGGCGTTCCTGGCCGAGCAGGGCAAGACGTACGACTTCGACGTCGAGGTCGTCGACCTGTTCGTCACCGGCGAGGCGGGCGGCGGACAGCCGTTCTCCTCCACGCTGACCCGGCGGCTGGTCACCGAGGGCGATGTCGAGGGCGCGCGCGAGATCCTCGGCCGCCCCCACCGCGTCGAGGGCGTCGTCGTACGCGGCGCCCAGCGCGGGCGCGAACTGGGCTTCCCGACGGCCAACGTCGAGACCCTCCCGCACACCGCGATCCCCGCCGACGGCGTCTACGCCGGCTGGTTGCACGTCGACGGCGAGGCCATGCCCGCCGCGATCTCCGTCGGCACGAACCCGCAGTTCGACGGCACCGAGCGCACGGTCGAGGCGTACGCCATCGACCGCGTCGGCCTCGACCTCTACGGCCTCCATGTCGCCGTCGACTTCCTCGCGTTCGTGCGCGGCCAGGCGAAGTTCGACTCCCTCGACGCGCTGCTCGTGGCGATGGGCGAGGACGTGAAGAGGTGCCGGGAGCTGATCGGCGCGTACGCGGGGGAGTAG
- the dapB gene encoding 4-hydroxy-tetrahydrodipicolinate reductase — MSKLRVAVLGAQGRIGSEAVRAVEAAEDMELVAALSRGDKLETLAETGAQVAVELTTPASVMDNLEFCVRHGIHAVVGTTGWTDERLAQLNGWLAGSPETGVLIAPNFSIGAVLTMRFAQLAAPYFESVEVVELHHPKKVDAPSGTATRTAQLIAEARRAAGTAQAPDATETALDGARGVEVEGVPIHSIRLRGLLAHQEVLLGGEGETLTIRHDSLHHSSFMPGILLGARRVVTAPGLTFGLEHFLDLG, encoded by the coding sequence ATGAGCAAGCTGCGCGTGGCGGTCCTCGGTGCCCAGGGCCGGATCGGCTCCGAGGCCGTGCGGGCCGTCGAGGCCGCCGAGGACATGGAACTGGTCGCCGCCCTGAGCCGGGGCGACAAGCTGGAGACCCTGGCCGAGACCGGCGCCCAGGTCGCCGTCGAACTGACCACTCCCGCCTCGGTCATGGACAACCTCGAATTCTGCGTCCGCCACGGCATCCACGCGGTCGTCGGTACGACGGGCTGGACCGACGAACGCCTCGCGCAGCTGAACGGCTGGCTGGCCGGATCCCCGGAGACCGGTGTGCTCATCGCGCCCAACTTCTCCATCGGGGCCGTCCTGACCATGAGGTTCGCGCAGCTGGCCGCCCCCTACTTCGAGTCGGTGGAGGTCGTCGAACTGCACCACCCGAAGAAGGTCGACGCTCCCAGCGGTACGGCGACCCGCACGGCCCAGCTCATCGCCGAGGCGCGGCGCGCGGCGGGCACGGCCCAGGCACCGGACGCCACGGAGACGGCTCTGGACGGCGCGCGCGGCGTGGAGGTCGAAGGTGTCCCCATCCACTCCATCCGCCTGCGCGGCCTGCTGGCCCACCAGGAGGTCCTGCTCGGCGGCGAGGGCGAGACCCTCACCATCCGCCACGACTCCCTCCACCACAGCAGCTTCATGCCGGGCATCCTGCTCGGCGCCCGCCGCGTGGTGACGGCCCCGGGCCTCACCTTCGGCCTCGAACACTTCCTCGACCTGGGCTGA
- the rpsO gene encoding 30S ribosomal protein S15, with amino-acid sequence MSLDAATKKQIISEFGTKEGDTGSPEVQVAMLSRRISDLTEHLKTHKHDHHSRRGLLILVGQRRRLLQYLAKKDIQRFRALVDRLGIRRGAAGAK; translated from the coding sequence GTGTCGCTCGACGCCGCTACGAAGAAGCAGATCATCAGCGAGTTCGGTACCAAGGAGGGCGACACCGGCTCCCCCGAGGTGCAGGTCGCGATGCTCTCCCGCCGTATCTCTGACCTGACCGAGCACCTCAAGACCCACAAGCACGACCACCACTCCCGCCGTGGTCTGCTGATCCTGGTCGGTCAGCGTCGCCGTCTGCTGCAGTACCTGGCCAAGAAGGACATCCAGCGCTTCCGTGCGCTGGTCGACCGCCTCGGCATCCGTCGCGGTGCGGCGGGCGCCAAGTAA
- a CDS encoding DUF397 domain-containing protein gives MAEAEDKERKARKEREKDELYALDISGVEWHSAPGTEEHEERVEIAYLPEGAVAMRSSLDPDTVLRYTEAEWRAFVLGARDGEFDLEPAPHNGGLDVAQ, from the coding sequence ATGGCCGAGGCCGAGGACAAAGAACGCAAGGCACGCAAGGAGCGGGAGAAGGATGAGCTCTACGCGCTCGACATCTCGGGCGTCGAGTGGCACAGCGCACCGGGCACGGAGGAACACGAGGAACGGGTCGAGATCGCGTACCTCCCCGAGGGCGCGGTCGCGATGCGCTCGTCCCTCGACCCCGACACCGTGCTCCGCTACACGGAGGCGGAGTGGCGGGCCTTCGTCCTGGGCGCGCGGGACGGGGAGTTCGATCTGGAGCCGGCTCCGCACAACGGGGGGCTGGACGTCGCGCAGTGA